ggggggggggggcggggggctagccttataaaaaaaatcttgacgaGCAATAAGAAATAGAATATTGTTATGGTTATGTCTaacttaatgttaaaaaaaaaataagggggggggggggggggctcacccctgttccgacgcctatgccaATTAATTAATTAGGCAATATAGtattatctaatttttttaatatcccTTTCCCCTATACACaggcacatacatgtacacacagttTGAAAAGCGATGATCGTGCCTGTTTTGGGTGGGTTTTTCTTCACGATCACTAATCaaactttattttgtttgtaggCTATAAAGTTATGACTGCCTGCTTCTGTTGCTCATATCGATCATTGCCTGGCGTAATTCATGCAGGGTGTTgataaaacgcggaacggaaaatgGAACGGAATGGAATACAGAAAATGGTatttactttatacatgtagatgtaaaaacgatatactttatgaaatttttaatattgataaaactaGTACTGATATCCATattcaagtttatttttgaaaaagtaaggaTCACTAAATATTTAATGTGGATTGGAGTacatcatgttttattttttaaaatattaaaatcccaAGCAAGTTTCGAAGATGAAAAACACATCCAAACGCTTCAACTAACTGCCCTACACTATTATTCCAACAATACtacaaaaggaaaataatttaaaagttattttaatagCTTATCTAATTACATTATctgtacatttcatttttcagcTTCGTACTTTATTAAGCAAATTGAATACAGTGATTTATTTAATAGACATTCGTAagaataatacaaaaaacaattaagcGACCTTTTGATAATaatcattcataaaatattgataaatgttACGAAGTAACTAGTTTGAGTCCATACAATATTTACCCTAAACATAGTATTTTTCCGTTCTGCTTTCCGTTTCGTTTTctgttccgcgttttagcaacacccatttaTGCTgcaaaatgaaagtaaaagtaaatTATGTTTACCACATTTCTAAAGAACCGGATGTGCATGACAAGGAAGAATATTTATCGTTGAAGAATGCTTATTTTAGCAATGTGCAGGTTGAGATGATTTTCATAAGAGGTCGCCAGattcatttttgcaaatttcacGGTGAGTTAAGAAAGTCAATGTGATAATGTTAAGAAAGTCAATGTGATAATGTTAAGCTTTATGCTTGCACATGCATGTTCGTTGTACACATGctcatattttattcaattattgATGTATAGTTTACAtaatttaatacaataaaatcatgttacgcatatttttttaattgttgatttCCAGATGTCCAGCTCAGAGGGTGTGGTGGTCAAGCTATGTAAGTACTGTCCCAATCCACTGAGATTGTATTGCACAATTTGTGACAGTGGGCTATGTTCCTCGTGTTTGGCGAGGCATCTTGGAACTGAAACTGACAGAGGACATTATGTTTGTTTCTACCGAGATAGGATGTCATCTAAATCAATCGGGAAATACTGCAGGAAACATGCTGCAAACATCTGCGACTATTTCTGCATTTCCTGTTTCAAGAAAGTTTGTTTTGAGTGCTTAAATGATGAATTACGTCATACGACAATGAGCATTCAAGCTCTAATGGGACAGAATCTTAAGCAAGTACAGgatgatatgcaaattttattgAGAGATTTAACACCTAAATATGATGCGATAATAGAAGCAATTGATTCAATAATTGAAGCACAAACCGGGAAAATCAATATGGTGCCATATATTTTAGCGCGTTCCTTAAATGTTCAATCTCATTCTCGTTTATTTTTCTATGAATGCCGTAAATCCCCAAACCCTATTTTGGATGAAATAGAAGATTATTTAAGAAGAGTTGGTTCTATGATACCTCCTGAGTTAATATTTATTTCGTTTCGGGTCGCTTTACGAAAACATATCATCGATAGAATGCTTGAAAAACTTGCAAAACGTCTAATGAACCACAGATTTTTACAAAAGTCGCGCCTTCGTAGTAAACGTTGTCTAATCTTGACAAAACTGAGCGATTCAGATTTTTTTGAAGAAGTAAAGAGTGTACTTAGTGCCACCTATAGGGCAAAGAACGCCAAACATCACCCTAAACGTCTCCCTCCGCCAAAACCGGGAACGGTTAGTCGACTTGATAGATCAGAAAAAGAAGAGGCGATAGATGATGTGTATAATAACAGCTCGCATTTTGTCGTTGGTAATAACGGCCCCGTCCTTGTAATTACGGTGCTAGCTTTTGCACATGGTGGTAATTCACGAATGCATGGCATCGTGTTTCAAAATGCTCATGGTGAAGTTGTCTTTGATGCCGTAACTGAAACAATAACACAGAGAGGATCCCTACACTGTGTGGTAGCTTCCACGTCAGATAGAAGGCATCTCCTTGCAGCATCGGATGTGCTAATGGAGATAAATCTGAtggaaaaatccataaaaacaATCCGAAAGCAGGATAAATGGAAATACGTTGACATGACTTGCACGTTTTCGGGATTTCTGCTTGTCATTGAAGAAGGCAAACAGTTACAGTCACATCAGCAAGACTACCGTGTAACGAGATGCGATTTGAATGGTAACATTCTACAAGAGATTGACTTTGTTACCGAGTCCCTTTATTATCCGTTTAAAATCCAGGAGCGAATAAATGGGGATATGTCAGTGCTGGACAAAAGTAATGGAAATGTTCTTGTTCTGAACGCATCAGGGCGAGAAGAGCAAAGTTACTGCGCACATTACGCGGAAAACGCGCCGGAGTTTTTGCCAAATCTCATACTTTGCGACAAATTCGGTAACACTATTATTTACGATAAACAAAGATCGATGATTCAAATCACTGGCAAAGATTTCGGGAACGTTTGCAAGATACAACTGAAGAAGAGTTCGCTGCTTGGTTTTTGTATCGATATTGATGACAGATTAGTTTGTTTGTGTCGGTGTAAAGATAGTGGGTTTGAAATCCAGATTTACAACTATATGAATATGTAAGAATTGATGATATGCTAAAATAGGatgcaaaataaaatgatttgtttaaaggttattgtttttctcttttataaCAAGAACATCATACGTGAAAATAGTGCTCATATATACTTTTTTGTTAAACATATATACAACTTATCGTCAAAGATACACGACGTGCGTTGCGATAATAACACTAGATTATGGATACACGTACATACAGCTATTCTGCAAAATACAGACAAAGGCCAGATAAATGCtacaataatttttgttttaaaaatatatattaagacACCCTTAAAGCTTTCAAAATGATAACCCATTGAAtcgataaaaataaatcaaaatgtatTAATGCCTAATATGTTATCGTATTAAAAGAGGGATGTAAAAATGACGAGAGTATAAGAGGTAGGTTTGGCGTCTCTCCTaaattgtgttttctttatGCATGGGAATGATGCACATTAGACAGCCATcaattac
This genomic window from Crassostrea angulata isolate pt1a10 chromosome 8, ASM2561291v2, whole genome shotgun sequence contains:
- the LOC128159883 gene encoding uncharacterized protein LOC128159883, which produces MSSSEGVVVKLCKYCPNPLRLYCTICDSGLCSSCLARHLGTETDRGHYVCFYRDRMSSKSIGKYCRKHAANICDYFCISCFKKVCFECLNDELRHTTMSIQALMGQNLKQVQDDMQILLRDLTPKYDAIIEAIDSIIEAQTGKINMVPYILARSLNVQSHSRLFFYECRKSPNPILDEIEDYLRRVGSMIPPELIFISFRVALRKHIIDRMLEKLAKRLMNHRFLQKSRLRSKRCLILTKLSDSDFFEEVKSVLSATYRAKNAKHHPKRLPPPKPGTVSRLDRSEKEEAIDDVYNNSSHFVVGNNGPVLVITVLAFAHGGNSRMHGIVFQNAHGEVVFDAVTETITQRGSLHCVVASTSDRRHLLAASDVLMEINLMEKSIKTIRKQDKWKYVDMTCTFSGFLLVIEEGKQLQSHQQDYRVTRCDLNGNILQEIDFVTESLYYPFKIQERINGDMSVLDKSNGNVLVLNASGREEQSYCAHYAENAPEFLPNLILCDKFGNTIIYDKQRSMIQITGKDFGNVCKIQLKKSSLLGFCIDIDDRLVCLCRCKDSGFEIQIYNYMNM